Proteins found in one Serinicoccus marinus DSM 15273 genomic segment:
- a CDS encoding MarR family winged helix-turn-helix transcriptional regulator — MTTTWLTDAERAAWVRMAAVLELLPGVLDTQLRRDSGLTHFEYFTLAMLSEADGRTLRMTALAAQTNATLPRLSHVVRRLEGRGLVSRMPCPEDARATNARLTDDGWEAVRAAAPGHVAAVRDAVVDALTPTQIEQLTAITTAILRRIDPDGTMLDRS, encoded by the coding sequence CCGGATGGCAGCCGTGCTGGAGCTGCTGCCCGGTGTGCTCGACACGCAACTGCGGCGGGACAGCGGGCTCACCCACTTCGAGTACTTCACGCTGGCCATGCTCTCCGAGGCAGACGGCCGGACGCTGCGGATGACCGCGCTCGCGGCCCAGACCAACGCCACCCTCCCGCGGCTCTCGCACGTGGTTCGGCGTCTCGAGGGTCGAGGCCTGGTGTCGCGTATGCCGTGTCCCGAGGATGCCCGCGCCACGAATGCCCGGCTGACCGACGACGGGTGGGAGGCGGTCCGGGCAGCTGCGCCGGGTCACGTCGCCGCCGTCCGCGACGCCGTCGTCGACGCGCTGACCCCCACGCAGATCGAGCAGCTGACGGCTATCACCACGGCGATCCTGCGGCGTATCGATCCCGATGGGACCATGCTGGACCGGTCATGA